The window ATTAAGGTTGAAATGCTGTCATGTTTTCATAATTACGCCTACAAGATCTCCAAAACTTCGAACTGGGTCACACCTCCCTAACTTCGTAAACGCACAACCGCTACATCAATCATGCTTCGTAAACGCTCCACCAAAAAGTTGCTTAGTTCTAAATTCAAAAGAAGGCTCTTTTACGTCAACGCGCTTTTGATACATTCGAATACAGCCATAAATCAAGCTAATCCAGGgtgcattattattaaatctgaCTTACatcataaataaactaaaataatcccAGCTCCAAATGAATCTTGCGTGACAGTAACAAAGTTGATAATGGATTGATTTCGTCTGATATTTCGTCAATGCCCTGTCGAAGTgtccaaatattttctttccttTTCATCGGCGGAAAAAGGGAAAGCGTTTttccattattattttctttctttgtagTACGAGGAAATCGTTACAGAGATGGAGTTAATGAAGGGGAAGCACTCGTACTCGCGGCTCGGCTGGCTTTTGACTGCTCGTATTTGCTGTGACGTTTCAGTtcggaaatttgaatttaaattcggAATGAACATGGAACAAGATGCGAttttgtaatgaaatgaattgacaatgagggctatcgcgtatgaattcgccactagaggcgctagtgtagcgtgaggtctccgaaatgtcaaacctcatagtttttgggtgagctacatatttataattagaataattttgtgaatattttgcaatatctgaaattaattatggtaaatatgcgttgcggggcaatgaatgtctgtgttttgagacagttttgtctttcggaaacctttgtcctcccttttttccgaacaaaacggggactatgcaacactgtggcatgctcgatatttttatggtaaggtttcaaggtgtattaaatatgattctaatctaaactttgttttcacgcccgtaataacagacttttaaagccatacttaaaaacctcacgcaacaatgcgccatctagtgagacataaAACGATAGCCCTGATTGGAACTGCATTTTACTCGTTTTTTTGCGAACATCGTACAGTTTTTCTCTCTATAACCTCTATATACTAcatatatgtaggtaagtatgtttaaaattgacatttgagttttctataccgggtgtggcctgtaatatcagcaaataattaaaacatagatcatactcgtcaaactgaacaacattaaatttttttaaataattagttttaatttttttaatacacttaagtttattcgaagaagcaatgtaaagcaaaatgattgatgtttgtagcatgacaggcgacgtcagttgtgttctaggacttctaggatggcgtatattgatagcagtatttaatttgtatgaaaaaaggaaaattcaaagactccattatttttaaaagtccctGAACTAAtcttgttcagtttgacgaggacgatctacgttttaattttttgctcgtattacaggccacacccggtatattggTAATACATAACAATAGAATAATTAGGAATAGTCAGAAATAGAGTAcggtacgattacttggagttaacacttgacagatgggcgtgccttcagtaaattttcaactttgaggtcatacaaataaaatagtttttacataatctgtaaacgtgggtggCGGTATACTAAAactggctttatttgtatgacgtcaaagttgaaaattgactgaaggcacgcccatctgtcaagtgttaactcgaattaatcaaactgtagttttattgaaacaattttttttaaattcaattcaattcaaattttattgcatttcacGTTGTAGGTACATAGTTCTTAAGATTAAGTCAATACAGAGTCAAACGTGAACCCTGTAAGGGCACAGCAATGACAGCAATCGTGGTGCatgtataattttatgaataattatagTATTAATCGATAACAAATCGATGATAGTCGAAAGACGAGTCGAAAACACCTGGAAGAGCTACTGGTCCATGAAACAGCTTATGAAGGGAAACCTTCCAATAACACTTAAGCGAAAACTCGTCGACATGTGTATCCTGCCCGTCCTAACCTACGGTGCACAAACATGGTCCCTGACTGAGAATCAAAAGTCCAAACTTCAGGTTTGCCAAAGAGCGATAGAGCGTAGCATATTAGGTGTGAAACGGATGGACAGAATCCGGAACACCACGTTGCGCTCAAAAACACGCATAACCGACGTTGGGAAAAAgactgctaagctaaaatgggactgggctggacacgtctgtcgcatgcacccacaaaggtgggctcgcacagttacttggtgggtgccggagaacggccagcgacatcgaggcagaccgagaaggagatggcgggacgatctggacacgtacgcaaaggactggcctgacattgcgtcagaacgagagttgtggaggtcaagaggggaggcttttgcccagcagtgggacactatacaggctacttaaaaaaaatagtattaataacaataatagtacAGTCCTGGCAGTAGAAACagtaattgtattttttgtataagtatCTGCATAAAATCCTCAAATACTTTATACTCAAATTCAAAATCCATACCTGCTAATACTATAGTGTAAGATAATAAAAAGCGAAATTAAGTCTGTCTATCCtgttcacgcttaaaccgctgaaccgattaaaatgaaatttgatatgaagatagTTCGAGACTCTCGAAAggatataggtttttttttatcccggaaaattgtattgttCCCCAGACGAAGTCATAGAAACAGCCAAGTATTTAAAACAGACAACTATGCTCTTCAACGAGtataatactaaatttataCTTACTCTTAATTATATCACGAAATGATGcacttaatataatttaaactaaataaagtaTTAAACGTTTCGAAGATCTTTCGTTCAAAAATGAACCCAATTTCACAGTACATTAAACACATTGTCTAACGACAAGAAGACAAAACGAGTTTCATCACACGTAGTAGAATTTAATAATAGTCCCCTAGTGCAATAAGATCGTTAGTCGGACGCACTCAGCCAGAATAATTGAATTAGCTAGGATGTAACTGGCTGTAAGGTGCAGGGAAGTTTGGTTCTTATTTACATTGAAGCTGATTGGGGATTGTGAGGGATCGATTTTGAAATGGGTGTTTCTGTGAATATTTGGGGATCGCATTCATGATCCATCATCACTGttatctcagcctatatacgtcccactgctgggcacaggcctcctctcaggagttcagggcttgggccgtagttaccacgcgggcccagtgcggattgcaaacttcacacacaacattgaattgctAAATaggttatgcaggtttcctcgcaatgttttccttcactgcctgtaaattttaaatgtaaatttcccatatgaattttgtaaaagtcagaggtgcaagccagggtttgaacccactatccTCTGCTTGAGTGGCCATGCATAGCATAATGTGTAGTTCAAACCACTTGAGCGACACGTGATTATGAGCGAGATAAAATTACACCAAATCATAAAATCGCCGCTCCTCTTTAGTGGACAGGGAGTTGGTAACCATCATCCCAAATCGGGAAGCGGAGCGAAGAAAGCGGGAAGGAAGCGGGACGGAGAAACGAGCGCGAGCGAAGAAGCGAAGCTCCGTGAATGGAAAAACaggaagacaaaaaaaaaactacgctaTGCATTATTTTCGCTCCGTTCCGCTGCCTCGCGGCTCCAGTGGACAGGCAGCTTTACGGGAGAATAATCACAAAATATGAATACATGCCTAATAACGTGTCATTAAAACATCGCACGAAAACAGCAGTAAAGTATGATTCATATCCGATTTTATGGCAATAACAAGTATAATATCATATTGGCCCTGAGCCCGCCAAAATCGGTCTTTCCCTTAAACATGGGTCTGACCACGACCAACTTATCATTGACATTCTATGTCGGCGCTACTGTACACACATTTTGTCATAAATAGTATGAAGCGGCTCTAGTTCCAAATTTGCCCACTGTGTCGGTTAAGTTTGTTAGAAGTTATATGTGATTTGTCTGGATTATGTGTTATCCTTtaggtattgtatttttattaccgTCGTTTATTTGAATTGTTTTGTGTTTCGGTACTGTTTATTCAGGTTGATTGTCTTTTAGGTTAGgctacgagtaggtaggtaggtacatcgtgaggaaacctgcacaaacctgcgaagcaattcaatggtgcgtgtgaagttcccaatccgcactgggcccgcgtgggaactatggcccaagccctcttgttctgagaggaggcctgtgcccagcagtgggacgtatataggctgggatgatgaggtaGGTAACTCTCATTGTAGTTTTCTTGCATTTATTAGCTACTAACCTAGTACTTTGGTACCTTTGTGGTACTTATTGTAATCCTGCCAACAATTACTATTTTTAGTTTTCAAAGCATTTGctgtcttattttattttcattaaatattttattactttatttaccTTTGTTTATTCTTAATGGAATTCATATGTAAGTTTAGGTATGTGCAAAGAgttgcaaataataaaaaatattctttatttgatttatttgtacGACACCTACTCAGTTACCTAAACGAATTtaacgtaaacaaaaaaatattttaagtaagtacttaaaatttctctgactgtacatacagagaggtatgccgccagtgtgttgggatctatgccgcaggagggcctatattagatggtgttttctttttatagttggtatatttatttattttgtttccttttttattttagtaagtacttaatatttgaataataattgttCATCGTACTTAGTCGACTTTGGTAACTTATAAGTATTTTGCcagttcaaaattaaatatcaaaataagtaGCTATTGTTATGAACAGTGCCATCTTTGTTTGAGATGTGTAAACAAACCGCGCGACAGCTTTACCGACCGAGTGCATAGCGCATGCGTATTGGATTCGAGGCCACGGTCACAACTACACCGACCGAGCGATTCTGTTATCACACACACTAGTGCAACAGTCGCCAACGGTGTCAAACGTGTTGACTGTCAATAATGACAATTTAAACGTGAAATCAGTGTTTATTGAAGTTAAATTGGACTCGCTATGTAAGTATTACTTTAATATTAGCACCAACACTATTTTAATCAATACAAGCGGTGTATTTACTCAGATATACATTTCTAACCTTGTTACTTTGTTCCGACGTTTCTGTTCTTGAATGTGTGCGTGAAGTGAGTAATGAATGTTTTTAGTTTCGGAAGTCGCATTTTGATTTATATTCGCTACAGTtctttttttatgaaatgagtgaatttatattacaaaattatcGATTGACCTATTGTTTAGGTAGGTTATTTGCTATGTTGTATCTGATACAAAATTTTGTACTGTTGTATAATATCCGATATGGTCTAGTGGCTAGGATACCTGGCTCTCACCCAGGAggctcgggttcgattcccggtatCGGAATagctttttgtgtttttttatttttttattcattaatattatactagtcaaaagaaaataagggccacttgagtttcatcggtaaaaagaaatcaaaaatatatttgcgtttttgataaaaaaaaactgtttttttttttaaattaaaagtattgtGTAGGTAAGGTACTGTGTAtatttagacaaggaatgttataaagaaatatatttaaatttattggtcttctcattttaaaactcgTGTGGCCTATTTTCTTTTTAGTAGTAGGTATAATGTACGAATTCATTATTTTCCTAACTTTTTTCAGATATCAAGATGAATATCAAGGCAGCTTTGGGTATCACTATGGTCTTCGTTGGATGCTGTTCCAACGTAGTATTCCTCGAACTGGTTGTAAAGGAGGACCCTGGAGCGGGAAACTTAGTGACATTCCTACAGTTCCTATTCATTGCATTAGTAGGATTTTGTACCGTTGGCAAATTCGGTACAGCAAAGCGAAACATTCCATTCAAACAATACCTACTCTTAGTAGGTTTTTTCTGGACAAGTAGTGTAGCCAACAACTATGCATTTGACTTCAACATTTCCATGCCTTTGCACATGATCTTCAGAGCTGGTTCTCTGATGGCGAACATGGCTATGGGAGTGTGGATACTGAAGAAACAATACCCTGGCCTCAAATACTTGGCTGTGTTCATGATATCGGCTGGCATTGCGATATGCACGATACAATCCAGTGGAGAAGTAAAGGCTCCTAGAGAAACTCACGAAGATGCAACCGAGGAAGAAAGGTTGAAGTTCGTTGATTGGTTATGGTGGTGCCTTGGCATCGGAATCCTAACCTTCGCGCTCTTCGTATCCGCAAGAATGGGTATATTCCAAGAGTCACTGTACTCCAAATTTGGGAAGCATCCGTGGGAAGCtctttattacactcatttacttcCTTTGGTATTCTGGTTGCCTACAGCTCCCAATTTGATTGGACATATAAAGTTGGCTACTGAGACGCCATTAGTAGATGTTCTTGGGGTAACGCTGCCGCGGCAGGTTATCTATTTGGTTCTGTACGTAGTGACACAAGGACTCTGTATCAGTGCCGTGTATGTGCTGACGACCGAGTGTACATCACTAACGGTCACTTTGACTGTGACGCTTCGTAAGTTTGTATCACTACTGTTCTCTATAGTGTATTTTAAGAACCccttcactgttggacattgggTAGGCACGCTGCTTGTGTTTATCGGTACGCTGATATTCACCGAGATTTTGCAGAAGTGCATTGCCGTGTTCATGCCGGCTAAGGTTgatgagaagaagaagaagtaagaGAGTCAGGTTGTGAAAAATAAGGATATTTCAAATAGGCTAGTTCTTTGACATTTAcatcacgtttgtgattggttgaatagctaaatgagccaatcgcaggCAAGACCGTAAcctcaaacggacctcacgatactgaAACTTGCCAGAGATATTTCGTGTCGTGAATTATCTAGAAAACCTCACTATGATATATTTATGAcagagttaaattaaaatacatgttAAATTAACTTATCCGTGAGACAATTTAcattaattgacctagtcccaaaataaaaCTTCTTTTGTATGTGGTTGTATTGTATCGTGccctaaataagaaaaaatgacTATTTTACTTACATTAGTTTTATGTAACTGTGTCCATGCAAGAAGGGACTTTCTTGAATTTTTCACTTCTAa of the Choristoneura fumiferana chromosome 17, NRCan_CFum_1, whole genome shotgun sequence genome contains:
- the Efr gene encoding ER GDP-fucose transporter — its product is MNIKAALGITMVFVGCCSNVVFLELVVKEDPGAGNLVTFLQFLFIALVGFCTVGKFGTAKRNIPFKQYLLLVGFFWTSSVANNYAFDFNISMPLHMIFRAGSLMANMAMGVWILKKQYPGLKYLAVFMISAGIAICTIQSSGEVKAPRETHEDATEEERLKFVDWLWWCLGIGILTFALFVSARMGIFQESLYSKFGKHPWEALYYTHLLPLVFWLPTAPNLIGHIKLATETPLVDVLGVTLPRQVIYLVLYVVTQGLCISAVYVLTTECTSLTVTLTVTLRKFVSLLFSIVYFKNPFTVGHWVGTLLVFIGTLIFTEILQKCIAVFMPAKVDEKKKK